A genomic region of Saccopteryx bilineata isolate mSacBil1 chromosome 1, mSacBil1_pri_phased_curated, whole genome shotgun sequence contains the following coding sequences:
- the LOC136308649 gene encoding pecanex-like protein 2, producing the protein MDLLHKVVAPAIRMSLKLHQDQFTCPDEYEDPVVLFEAIQSFEKKVVICHEGDPAWRGAVLSNKEELLTLRHVVDEGTDEYKVIMLHRSFLSFKVIKVNKECVRGLWAGQQQELIFLRNRNPERGSIQNNKQVLRNLINSSCDQPLGYPMYVSPLITSYQGTHRQLKNVWCGLVTLDGVRTWFPTKWLRMRKDCNTSQHSGGNIEDVDGGAAPFAGGSSAPSGDSQESNTEHPRKVGTQHWSPQEGAWSTGRKKGRSQSVQAHRAFSQRPPILSSSGPILESHQAFLQTSTSVHGLAPRLSGSQLSLHTSDVSLHSQPPPATTTGHLSVRERAEALIRSSLGSSTSSTLSFLFGKRSFSSALVISGLSAAEGSNTSDTQSSSSVNIVMGPSARAASQATRHFSEPCEPTEEAEQGQALGRRLAEVMAEGLRVVCRRASQEDMGLDDTASQQSTSDEQ; encoded by the exons ATGGACCTACTGCATAAAGTTGTTGCTCCCGCCATCAGGATGTCCCTGAAGCTTCACCAG GACCAGTTCACTTGCCCCGATGAGTATGAAGACCCCGTGGTCCTGTTTGAGGCCATCCAGTCCTTTGAGAAGAAAGTAGTCATCTGCCACGAGGGCGATCCAGCCTGGCGGGGCGCAGTGCTCTCCAACAAGGAGGAGCTACTGACCCTGCGGCACGTGGTGGACGAGGGCACCGATGAGTACAAGGTCATCATGCTCCACAGGAGCTTCCTGAGCTTCAAGGTGATCAAG GTCAACAAAGAATGTGTTCGAGGACTTTGGGCTGGACAGCAGCAGGAGCTCATATTCCTTCGTAACCGCAACCCGGAGCGTGGCAGCATTCAGAACAATAAGCAGGTCCTCCGAAACCTGATTAATTCCTCCTGTGATCAGCCCCTGGGGTACCCCATGTATGTCTCCCCGCTCATCACGTCCTATCAAGGGACCCACAGGCAGCTAAAGAACGTCTGGTGTGGACTTGTCACTTTGGATGGTGTTAGGACATGGTTCCCAACCAAGTGGTTAAG GATGCGGAAGGACTGCAACACCAGCCAGCACAGCGGAGGCAACATTGAGGATGTGGACGGAGGGGCGGCCCCATTTGCAGGGGGCAGCAGTGCCCCAAGTGGGGACAGCCAGGAGAGCAACACAGAGCATCCCAGAAAAGTGGGGACCCAGCACTGGTCACCCCAAGAAGGGGCATGGAGCACAG GCAGGAAGAAGGGCAGGAGTCAGTCTGTACAGGCACACAGGGCGTTTAGCCAAAGGCCACCCATCTTGAGCTCATCAGGCCCGATCTTAGAAAGCCACCAGGCCTTCCTGCAGACGTCCACATCGGTCCACGGGTTGGCCCCAAGGCTCTCGGGCAGCCAGCTCTCCTTGCACACCTCGGATGTGTCCCTGcactcccagcccccacctgccACCACCACCGGCCACCTGAGCGTCCGCGAGCGGGCCGAGGCACTGATCAGATCCAGCCTGGGCTCGTCCACCAGCTCCACCCTCAGCTTCCTGTTCGGCAAGCGGAGCTTCTCCAGCGCTCTTGTCATCTCGGGACTGTCTGCCGCGGAGGGGAGCAACACCAGTGACACCCAGTCGTCCAGCAGCGTCAACATCGTGATGGGCCCCTCAGCTAGGGCTGCCAGCCAGGCCACACGG CACTTCTCCGAGCCATGCGAGCCCACCGAAGAGGCCGAGCAAGGGCAGGCTCTCGGCCGCCGTCTGGCCGAGGTCATGGCGGAGGGCCTCAGGGTGGTCTGCAGGAGAGCCAGCCAGGAGGACATGGGCCTGGACGACACGGCCTCCCAGCAGAGCACCTCAGATGAGCAGTAg
- the NTPCR gene encoding cancer-related nucleoside-triphosphatase isoform X2 produces MARHVFLTGPPGIGKTTLIQKASEILKSSGVPVDGFYTEEVRQGGKRIGFDVVTLSGLRGPLSRVGSGSPPGKQECQVGQYMVDLAAFEQLALPVLNAGSSSGPEPRVCIIDEIGKMELFSQPFIQAVRQTLSTPGTVVLGTIPVRKGKPLALVEEVRNRSDVQVFSVTKENRNHLLLDVVAYVQSSCQ; encoded by the exons gaATTGGAAAAACAACTTTGATCCAGAAAGCCAGTGAGATTTTAAAGTCCTCTGGGGTGCCTGTCGATGGATTTTACACAGAAGAAGTTCGGCAGGGAGGGAAAAGAATAGGCTTTGACGTGGTCACGCTTTCTGGCCTGCGGGGACCTTTATCTAGAGTTGG GTCAGGGTCCCCACCTGGAAAGCAGGAATGCCAAGTCGGGCAGTACATGGTGGATCTGGCGGCCTTTGAGCAGTTGGCGCTTCCGGTCTTGAAC GCAGGTTCCAGCAGCGGCCCGGAGCCAAGAGTGTGTATCATTGATGAGATTGGGAAAATGGAGCTCTTCAGCCAGCCTTTCATTCAGGCCGTTCGGCAGACTCTGTCCACCCCCGGGACTGTCGTCCTGGGCACGATCCCAGTCCGGAAAGGAAAACCGCTGGCCCTTGTGGAAGAAGTACGAAACAGATCCGACGTTCAGGTGTTCAGT GTCACCAAGGAAAACAGAAACCACCTCCTGCTGGATGTTGTGGCGTATGTGCAGAGCAGCTGTCAGTGA
- the NTPCR gene encoding cancer-related nucleoside-triphosphatase isoform X1 translates to MARHVFLTGPPGIGKTTLIQKASEILKSSGVPVDGFYTEEVRQGGKRIGFDVVTLSGLRGPLSRVGSGSPPGKQECQVGQYMVDLAAFEQLALPVLNVPAAARSQECVSLMRLGKWSSSASLSFRPFGRLCPPPGLSSWARSQSGKENRWPLWKKYETDPTFRCSVSPRKTETTSCWMLWRMCRAAVSEGTCVPTSLREDTWPSRSSRSAPCCWARACGLPEPVACSTDA, encoded by the exons gaATTGGAAAAACAACTTTGATCCAGAAAGCCAGTGAGATTTTAAAGTCCTCTGGGGTGCCTGTCGATGGATTTTACACAGAAGAAGTTCGGCAGGGAGGGAAAAGAATAGGCTTTGACGTGGTCACGCTTTCTGGCCTGCGGGGACCTTTATCTAGAGTTGG GTCAGGGTCCCCACCTGGAAAGCAGGAATGCCAAGTCGGGCAGTACATGGTGGATCTGGCGGCCTTTGAGCAGTTGGCGCTTCCGGTCTTGAAC GTTCCAGCAGCGGCCCGGAGCCAAGAGTGTGTATCATTGATGAGATTGGGAAAATGGAGCTCTTCAGCCAGCCTTTCATTCAGGCCGTTCGGCAGACTCTGTCCACCCCCGGGACTGTCGTCCTGGGCACGATCCCAGTCCGGAAAGGAAAACCGCTGGCCCTTGTGGAAGAAGTACGAAACAGATCCGACGTTCAGGTGTTCAGT GTCACCAAGGAAAACAGAAACCACCTCCTGCTGGATGTTGTGGCGTATGTGCAGAGCAGCTGTCAGTGAAGGGACTTGTGTCCCCACTTCCCTGCGCGAGGACACATGGCCATCCCGCAGCAGCAGATCAGCACCCTGCTGTTGGGCCCGTGCCTGTGGGCTTCCGGAGCCTGTGGCCTGCTCCACGGATGCCTGA